A genomic region of Columba livia isolate bColLiv1 breed racing homer chromosome 24, bColLiv1.pat.W.v2, whole genome shotgun sequence contains the following coding sequences:
- the LOC135576255 gene encoding SUN domain-containing protein 3-like, with protein MTATVKGNKRQQWHLGETQKGEKAVQEIINQALKKLEEIQVPMPDYALKSAGAAVIRSRTSPSLRDAKAKVFLYSLPVMDYMRSPELILEPENHPGNCWPFPGSQGHVFIRLSMPVIPRAVTMDHVSGTAFHGESISGAPKDFAVYGFKEEHEEQGTFLGQFTFLAALNPSQTFQLKNELPGVVNYIRLQVLSNWGHPDYTCLYRFRVHGDPPKDGGDTAVSSINKFH; from the exons ATGACGGCCACTGTCAAAGGCAACAAGAGACAACAGTGGCACTtgggagagacacagaaaggggaGAAG GCTGTTCAGGAGATCATCAATCAAGCCCtgaagaagctggaagaaatCCAGGTCCCGATGCCGGATTACGccctgaaatcagcag gGGCAGCCGTCATTCGTTCCAGGACATCTCCATCACTCCGGGATGCCAAAGCAAAAGTCTTCCTGTATTCGCTGCCAGTGATGGATTACATGAGGTCTCCTGAGCTTATTCTGGAG CCAGAAAATCATCCTGGCAACTGCTGGCCGTTTCCAGGAAGTCAAGGACACGTCTTCATCAGGCTGTCCATGCCGGTCATTCCCAGAGCCGTGACCATGGACCATGTCTCAGGGACAGCGTTCCATGGAGAAAGCATCTCCGGAGCTCCaaaggactttgctgtctaC ggcttcaaggaagaacacgAGGAGCAGGGAACGTTCCTGGGACAGTTCACTTTCCTGGCGGCACTGAATCCCAGtcagaccttccagctgaag aacgagctccctggggtcgtgaattacatcaggctgcaagtgctgagcaactggggccACCCGGACTACACCTGCCTGTATCGGTTCAGGGTGCACGGTGATCCGCCCAAAGATGGGGGAGACACGGCAGTTTCATCTATCAATAAATTCCATTAG